A portion of the Pseudomonas koreensis genome contains these proteins:
- the thiO gene encoding glycine oxidase ThiO, with translation MTRQQQVVIVGGGVIGLLTAYNLASEVRRVVLLDRSNVGQESSWAGGGIVSPLYPWRYSPAVTALAHWSQDFYPQLGERLFADTGVDPEVHTTGLYWLDLDDEAEALAWAEREHRPLRAVDISAAHDAVPVLGSDFSRAIYMADVANVRNPRLVKSLKAALLALPNVTIHEQCAVTGFVRQGERVVGVQTPAGVINGDQVVLTAGAWSGDLLKTLNLTLPVEPVKGQMILYKCAADFLPSMVLAKGRYAIPRRDGHILIGSTLEHEGYDKTPTDVALESLKASAIELLPALADAEVVGHWAGLRPGSPEGVPFIGRVPGFEGLWLNCGHYRNGLVLAPASCQLFADVMLGRAPIIDPAPYAPEGRL, from the coding sequence ATGACCAGGCAACAGCAAGTGGTGATTGTCGGTGGCGGAGTAATTGGCCTGCTCACTGCCTACAATCTCGCCTCCGAAGTGCGTAGGGTAGTCCTGCTGGATCGCTCGAATGTCGGCCAGGAATCCTCTTGGGCGGGCGGCGGTATCGTTTCGCCGCTGTATCCGTGGCGCTACAGCCCGGCGGTGACCGCACTGGCGCACTGGTCGCAGGATTTTTATCCACAGCTCGGCGAGCGTTTGTTTGCCGACACCGGGGTCGACCCTGAAGTGCACACCACCGGTCTGTATTGGCTGGATCTGGACGATGAGGCCGAAGCGCTGGCCTGGGCCGAGCGGGAACACCGGCCGCTCCGGGCTGTGGATATCTCGGCGGCGCATGACGCGGTGCCGGTGCTCGGCAGTGATTTCAGCCGGGCGATCTACATGGCCGATGTCGCCAACGTGCGCAATCCACGGCTGGTCAAATCGCTGAAGGCGGCGTTGCTGGCACTGCCGAACGTGACGATTCATGAGCAATGCGCAGTCACTGGCTTCGTCCGCCAAGGCGAGCGCGTGGTTGGTGTACAGACTCCGGCGGGGGTGATCAACGGCGACCAGGTTGTGCTGACAGCGGGCGCGTGGAGCGGTGATCTGCTCAAGACGCTGAACCTGACGCTGCCGGTCGAGCCGGTCAAAGGGCAGATGATTCTCTACAAGTGCGCGGCTGATTTTCTGCCGAGCATGGTGCTGGCGAAGGGGCGTTATGCGATTCCGCGTCGTGACGGTCATATTCTGATCGGCAGTACGCTAGAGCACGAAGGCTACGACAAGACCCCGACCGATGTAGCGCTGGAAAGCCTCAAGGCCTCGGCGATCGAGTTGTTGCCGGCGCTGGCGGATGCCGAAGTGGTCGGGCATTGGGCCGGGCTGCGGCCGGGGTCGCCGGAAGGCGTTCCGTTTATTGGCCGGGTGCCGGGGTTCGAGGGTTTGTGGCTGAACTGTGGGCATTACCGCAACGGGCTGGTGCTGGCGCCGGCGTCGTGTCAGTTGTTTGCCGATGTGATGCTGGGACGGGCGCCGATCATTGATCCGGCGCCGTATGCGCCTGAGGGCCGCCTCTAG
- a CDS encoding type IV pilin protein — MRRTSRGFTLIEIMIVIAIIGIILTISIPSYNEYVKKGRRAEVVSLLSEQAQTLERFYTRNNVYTGVTGLSTGNDFYTITPTLTDQTFVLTATRKTGSAMATDKCGDFTLTNTGVRSMNNATTGLTAKDCWGR; from the coding sequence ATGCGCAGAACCAGCCGAGGTTTTACCCTGATCGAAATCATGATCGTCATCGCGATTATCGGGATCATCCTCACCATCAGCATTCCCAGCTACAACGAATACGTGAAGAAGGGCCGTCGCGCCGAAGTGGTCTCGCTGCTCTCGGAGCAGGCGCAGACCCTCGAACGCTTCTACACCCGCAACAATGTCTACACCGGCGTCACCGGGCTGAGCACGGGCAATGATTTCTACACCATCACCCCAACGCTGACCGACCAGACCTTCGTATTGACGGCGACGCGTAAAACCGGTTCGGCCATGGCCACCGACAAGTGCGGGGATTTCACCCTGACCAACACCGGCGTGCGAAGCATGAACAACGCGACCACCGGATTGACCGCCAAGGATTGCTGGGGCCGCTGA